A single window of Amphiura filiformis chromosome 17, Afil_fr2py, whole genome shotgun sequence DNA harbors:
- the LOC140137366 gene encoding uncharacterized protein: protein MASSTGATMLTDEEKEELSGYDYPFENVAFEGGGNKGSAYIGAIRVLEEIGVWKNIRRISGASIGAISAAWAAVGYTSYEIEDLCDRDLKRICHDAKFGLMNLYRSYGWHPGSRLYKWLGTTFEDKTGDPDITFFELYRKYGRELCITTTNLNQLDCVYCHVKTTPDLPIRMAIRMSLSIPGVFSPVKYNMYTTSDLFVDGGLLCNYPIQVFDGWFLSMEPGDNFLKRIPRSKDFSQAWDIRERFGERNDRTIGMLLYSEDEQELMKLELEKREQKYLKNSSVFPDTALTRKRKTLIARRTKNAETHDKLSEAMEAFLLACSNCDFDCSGTISKEELKQVLNKENGHMTKAQVDLLFGENATVDELFKRLDTDESGDLSFQELIYFAEQRGVALMSNFRGFNSRPINSVGDYFNAIMDSLMINIKRLVVNGDDLDRTVGINTKYLDTLDFDLESQDKLFLVEQGKLGCIAFLRYYIETKKPQKKSLDSNRNGHTQCQSPTVKTSFDLEKSPEKDTLEVKTSEIDRHEEDEKTNTDDVAVTTTTKIDEDGKLSSDQDGKLSSDQGDTLSPDQDGKLSPDQDGKLSSDQGDQLSPDQQVKLLPDQEV from the exons ATGGCAAGTAGCACAGGAGCAACGATGTTAACTGATGAGGAGAAAGAGGAATTGAGTGGCTACGACTATCCATTCGAAAATGTGGCATTTGAAGGTGGTGGCAACAAAGGCAGCGCATACATAGGGGCTATAAGG GTTTTAGAGGAAATTGGAGTGTGGAAGAATATCCGTCGTATATCTGGTGCTAGTATTGGTGCCATATCTGCTGCATGGGCTGCTGTGGGATATACGTCATATGAGATAGAAGATTTATGTGACAGGGATCTCAAAAGAATATGTCATG ATGCTAAATTTGGCTTGATGAACCTTTACCGTTCCTACGGTTGGCATCCTGGGTCTAGACTGTACAAGTGGCTAGGAACAACTTTTGAGGATAAGACAGGCGACCCTGATATTACATTTTTCGAG TTATACCGAAAGTATGGCCGAGAGCTTTGTATCACGACCACCAATCTGAATCAGCTAGACTGTGTATATTGTCATGTCAAAACTACCCCGGATCTTCCTATCAGAATGGCGATTCGGATGTCACTGTCGATACCAG gtGTGTTCAGTCCTGTAAAATATAATATGTACACAACATCGGACTTGTTTGTCGACGGCGGTCTGCTATGTAACTATCCAATCCAAGTATTTGATG GTTGGTTTCTCTCTATGGAACCAGGTGACAATTTCCTAAAACGAATTCCTCGGTCTAAAGATTTCTCTCAAGCATGGGATATTCGTGAAAGGTTTGGTGAACGAAATGATAGAACGATCGGGATGTTGTTG TATTCGGAAGATGAGCAGGAACTCATGAAGCTGGAACTCGAAAAGCgggaacaaaaatatttgaagaataGTTCAGTATTCCCAGACACAGCACTGACCAG AAAACGCAAGACGTTGATTGCGAGACGGACAAAAAATGCCGAGACTCATGATAAACTAAGTGAAGCTATGGAAGCCTTCCTGTTGGCATGTTCCAACTGTGATTTTGACTGTAGTGGGACTATCTCTAAAGAAGAACTCAAACAAGTATTGAATAAG GAAAATGGACATATGACCAAGGCTCAGGTAGATCTCCTTTTCGGTGAAAATGCCACAGTTGATGAATTGTTTAAACGGCTTGATACAGATGAGAGCGGGGAC CTTTCATTTCAAGAACTCATTTACTTCGCTGAACAACGAGGGGTAGCATTGATGTCCAACTTTCGTGGTTTCAACAGTCGCCCTATAAACAGTGTCGGAGATTACTTCAATGCAATCATGGACAGCCTAATGATCAATATCAAAAGACTGGTAGTCAAC GGAGATGATTTGGACAGGACAGTTGGCATTAACACAAAGTATCTGGACACGTTGGACTTTGATCTCGAAAGCCAGGATAAGCTCTTTCTTGTTGAG CAAGGCAAGCTAGGCTGCATTGCATTCTTGAGGTACTACATCGAAACCAAGAAACCACAGAAAAAGTCTCTTGATTCGAATAGAAATGGTCATACGCAGTGCCAGTCGCCGACGGTCAAGACATCCTTTGATCTTGAAAAGTCTCCAGAAAAGGACACTCTCGAAGTGAAGACAAGCGAGATAGACAGACATGAAGAAGATGAGAAGACAAATACTGATGATGTAGCTGTTACAACTACAACAAAGATAGATGAAGATGGCAAACTATCGTCTGACCAAGATGGCAAACTTTCGTCTGACCAAGGTGACACACTTTCGCCTGACCAAGATGGCAAACTTTCGCCTGACCAAGATGGCAAACTTTCGTCTGACCAAGGTGACCAACTTTCGCCTGACCAACAGGTCAAACTTTTGCCTGACCAAGAGGTCTAA